In the genome of Anas platyrhynchos isolate ZD024472 breed Pekin duck chromosome 23, IASCAAS_PekinDuck_T2T, whole genome shotgun sequence, one region contains:
- the NPM2 gene encoding nucleoplasmin-2 isoform X2, producing MGFGDKGWVLGTDGVWGDPGRTEVTPSTGGGGAVTPSPCPRAPGATQGAMSTTGSTDSKSEKPMALIWGCELSSERPSYTFQAPQEWHCEQQLALRTVCLGEKARDEFHVVEIVPPLPEDTPVPIATLKPSVLPMATLGGVELTPPVTFRLRVGSGPVYISGQHISLMPDLSWEEEEEEEEDEGDEEEEPPKPQGAKRGNAAKRRLEKEDEQNSAAPQEPLPSKGRGGGRGKKAAPKK from the exons ATGGGGTTTGGGGACAAGGGATGGGTTTTGGGGACAGATGGGGTCTGGGGTGACCCGGGGCGCACAGAGGTGACTCccagcactgggggggggggggctgtgacCCCCTCCCCATGCCCCAGAGCCCCCGGGGCCACCCAG GGCGCGATGTCCACGACAGGCAGCACCGACAGCAAGTCCGAGAAGCCCATGGCCCTCATCTggg GGTGCGAGCTGAGCAGCGAGCGGCCGTCCTACACCTTCCAGGCCCCCCAGGAGTGGCACTGCGAGCAGCAGCTGGCCCTGCGCACA GTCTGCCTGGGGGAGAAGGCTCGCGACGAGTTCCACGTGGTGGAGATCgtgccccccctccccgaggACACCCCCGTGCCCATCGCCACCCTCAAGCCCTCGGTGCTGCCCATG GCCACCCTGGGGGGCGTGGAGCTGACCCCCCCCGTCACCTTCCGCCTGCGCGTGGGGTCCGGCCCCGTCTACATCAGCGGGCAGCACATCTCCC TGATGCCCGACCTGTcctgggaggaagaggaggaggaggaggaggatgaaggtgatgaagaggaggagccccccaaaccccaaggtgccaaaaggGGCAACGCCGCCAAG aggaggctggagaAGGAGGATGAGCA GAACAGCGCCGCCCCCCAGGAGCCCCTTCCCAGCAAG GGGCGAGGAGGCGGCCGGGGCAAGAAGGCAGCACCGAAGAAGTGA
- the PBDC1 gene encoding protein PBDC1, whose amino-acid sequence MAAALGPGEAAAAAHALTLPAEAYGNDPNVELMWAMRAYQHAEVYFNLISSVDPKFLKLTKADEQIYGDFRKTFGDLKIDVLDPEELKSEPAKEKWRPFCLRFEGVVEDFNYGTLLRLDCSKGYTEENTIFATRIQFFAIEIARNREGCNNAVYNSAKEPARA is encoded by the exons ATGGCGGCGGCGCTG GGCCCCGGGGAGGCCGCGGCGGCCGCTCACGCCCTGACCCTGCCGGCGGAGGCTTACGGCAATGAt CCCAACGTGGAGCTGATGTGGGCCATGCGGGCCTACCAGCACGCCGAGGTCTACTTCAAC CTCATCTCCTCGGTGGACCCCAAATTCCTGAAGCTGACCAAGGCGGACGAGCAGATCTACGGCGACTTCAGGAAAACCTTCGGAGACCTCAAAATCGACGTCCTCGACCCCGAGGAGCTCAAATCGGAGCCGGCCAAGGAG AAGTGGCGCCCCTTCTGCCTGCGCTTCGAGGGGGTGGTGGAGGACTTCAACTACGGCACCTTGCTGCGCCTGGACTGCAGCAAGGGCTACACGGAGGAGAACACGATATTTG cCACCAGAATCCAGTTTTTTGCCATCGAAATAGCTCGGAACCGAGAGGGCTGCAACAACGCCGTCTACAACAGCGCCAAGGAGCCAGCGAGGGCGTGA
- the XPO7 gene encoding exportin-7 isoform X2, which yields MADHVQSLAQLENLCKQLYETTDTATRLQAEKALVEFTNSPDCLSKCQLLLERGSSSYSQLLAATCLTKLVSRTNNPLPLEQRIDIRNYVLNYLATRPKLATFVTQALIQLYARITKLGWFDCQKDEYVFRNVITDVTRFLQDSVEHCIIGVTILSQLTNEINQADTTHPLTKHRKIASSFRDSSLFDIFTLSCNLLKQASGKNLNLNDESQHGLLMQLLKLTHNCLNFDFIGTSTDESSDDLCTVQIPTSWRSAFLDSSTLQLFFDLYHSIPPSFSPLVLSCLVQIASVRRSLFNNAERAKFLSHLVDGVKRILENPQSLSDPNNYHEFCRLLARLKSNYQLGELVKVENYPEVIRLIANFTVTSLQHWEFAPNSVHYLLSLWQRLAASVPYVKATEPHMLETYTPEVTKAYITSRLESVHIILRDGLEDPLDDTGLVQQQLDQLSTIGRCEYEKTCALLVQLFDQSAQSYQELLQSATASPMDVAVQEGRLTWLVYIIGAVIGGRVSFASTDEQDAMDGELVCRVLQLMNLTDSRLAQAGNEKLELAMLSFFEQFRKIYIGDQVQKSSKLYRRLSEVLGLNDETMVLSVFIGKIITNLKYWGRCEPITSKTLQLLNDLSIGYSSVRKLVKLSAVQFMLNNHTSEHFSFLGINNQSNLTDMRCRTTFYTALGRLLMVDLGEDEDQYEQFMLPLTAAFETVAQMFSTNTFNEQEAKRTLVGLVRDLRGIAFAFNAKTSFMMLFEWIYPSYMPILQRAIELWYHDPACTTPVLKLMAELVHNRSQRLQFDVSSPNGILLFRETSKMITTYGNRILTLGEVPKDQVYALKLKGISICFSMLKAALSGSYVNFGVFRLYGDDALDNALQTFIKLLLSIPHSDLLDYPKLSQSYYSLLEVLTQDHMNFIASLEPHVIMYILSSISEGLTALDTMVCTGCCSCLDHIVTYLFKQLSRSTKKRTTPLTQESDRFLHIMQQHPEMIQQMLSTVLNIIIFEDCRNQWSMSRPLLGLILLNEKYFSDLRNSIVNSQPPEKQQAMHLCFENLMEGIERNLLTKNRDRFTQNLSAFRREVNDSMKNSTYGVNSNDMMS from the exons AGCCTAGCCCAGCTAGAGAACCTGTGCAAGCAGCTCTATGAGACCACAGACACTGCGACACGGCTCCAGGCAGAGAAAGCCTTGGTTGAGTTCACCAACAGCCCAGACTGCCTGAGCAAGTGCCAGCTTCTTCTGGAGAGAGGGAGt TCGTCCTACTCCCAGCTCTTGGCAGCTACATGCCTTACGAAGCTCGTGTCACGCACAAACAACCCCTTACCGTTGGAGCAGCGAATAGATATTC GGAACTATGTGCTCAACTACCTTGCCACTAGGCCAAAGCTGGCAACGTTTGTCACGCAGGCACTAATCCAGTTGTATGCCAGGATCACAAAGTTGGGCTGGTTTGACTGTCAGAAGGATGAATATGTCTTCAGGAACGTGATTACAGATGTCACAAGGTTTTTACAG GATAGTGTAGAGCACTGCATCATAGGAGTGACAATCCTGTCCCAACTAACTAATGAAATTAATCAA GCTGACACTACTCATCCACTGACCAAGCACAGGAAAATAGCCTCTTCCTTCCGAGATTCGTctttatttgatattttcacACTGTCATGCAACTTACTGAAACAG GCTTCTGGGAAGAACCTGAACCTGAATGATGAAAGCCAGCACGGTCTGCTTATGCAGCTTCTAAAGCTCACGCATAATTGCCTGAACTTTGATTTCATTGGCACGTCAACAGATGAGTCCTCAGATGATCTTTGCACAGTGCAGATCCCAACCAGTTGGAGATCAG CATTCTTGGATTCTTCGACCCTTCAGTTGTTTTTTGACCTCTATCATTCCATCCCTCCTTCGTTTTCTCCTCTG GTTTTATCCTGCTTAGTGCAGATAGCCTCCGTACGCAGATCCCTCTTCAACAATGCAGAACGAGCAAAGTTTCTATCTCACCTTGTTGATGGAGTTAAACGAATACTGGAAAACCCACAG aGTTTGTCAGACCCAAATAACTACCATGAGTTCTGCCGATTGCTGGCACGATTGAAAAGCAATTACCAGCTGGGAGAGCTGGTGAAGGTGGAGAACTACCCCGAGGTCATCCGGCTCATCGCCAACTTCACCGTGACCAGCCTACAG CACTGGGAGTTTGCTCCCAACAGCGTTCACTATCTCCTGAGCTTGTGGCAGCGGCTGGCAGCGTCGGTGCCCTACGTGAAAGCCACAGAGCCTCACATGCTGGAAACATACACACCAGAAGTCACAAAAGCATACATCACATCCAGACTGGAATCTGTGCACATCATATTGAG GGATGGGTTGGAGGATCCCCTGGATGACACCGGCCttgtccagcagcagctggatcAGCTCTCCACCATCGGCCGGTGTGAGTACGAGAAAACCTGCGCTCTGCTCGTGCAGCTCTTCGACCAGTCGGCCCAATCCTACCAGGAACTGCTGCAGAGCGCCACCGCCAGCCCCATGGATGTTGCTGTACAAGAAG GGCGCCTGACGTGGCTCGTCTATATTATCGGGGCAGTGATTGGTGGTAGGGTCTCGTTCGCCAGCACGGATGAGCAGGATGCGATGGATGGCGAGTTGGTTTGTCG GGTGCTGCAGCTGATGAACCTCACGGACTCGCGGCTGGCACAGGCTGGGAACGAGAAGCTGGAGCTTGCCATGCTCAGCTTCTTTGAGCAGTTCCGCAAGATCTATATTGGAGATCAGGTGCAGAAGTCTTCCAAG ctGTACCGCCGTCTCTcagaggtgctggggctgaatGATGAGACCATGGTCCTGAGCGTCTTCATAGGGAAAAT CATCACCAACCTGAAGTACTGGGGTCGGTGCGAGCCTATCACCTCCAAGACACTGCAGCTGCTCAATGACCTCTCCATTGG ATACAGCAGTGTTAGAAAGCTGGTGAAGCTGAGCGCCGTGCAGTTCATGCTGAACAATCACACG AGTGAGCACTTTTCCTTCCTGGGCATTAACAATCAGTCTAACCTGACTGACATGAGATGTCGGACTACGTTCTACACTGCACTTGGGCGTCTTCTCATGGTGGATTTAG ggGAAGATGAAGATCAGTACGAGCAATTCATGCTTCCCCTAACGGCTGCCTTTGAGACCGTGGCACAAATGTTCAGCACAAATACTTTCAATGAACAAGAGGCAAAA AGAACTTTGGTTGGTTTGGTGAGAGACCTGAGGGGAATAGCCTTTGCCTTCAATGCCAAGACCAGCTTCATGATGCTCTTTGAGTGGAT CTACCCATCCTACATGCCGATTCTGCAGCGGGCGATTGAGCTCTGGTACCACGACCCAGCCTGCACGACGCCCGTCCTCAAACTGATGGCTGAGCTGGTGCACAACAG GTCCCAACGGCTGCAGTTTGATGTGTCCTCACCAAACGGCATCCTGCTCTTCCGAGAAACAAGTAAAATGATAACTACGTATG GAAATCGTATCCTAACGCTTGGGGAGGTCCCAAAGGATCAAGTCTACGCCTTGAAGCTCAAGGGGATTTCCATCTGCTTCTCTATGCTGAAGGCTGCACTGAGCGGGAGCTACGTCAACTTCGGGGTCTTCCGCCTGTACGGGGACGATGCACTGGACAACGCCTTGCAAACCTTTATCAAGCTTCTGCTCTCCATCCCGCACAGCGACCTCCTG gATTATCCCAAACTCAGCCAGTCCTACTATTCCTTGCTGGAAGTTCTCACCCAGGACCACATGAACTTTATTGCCAGTCTGGAGCCTCATGTAATCATGTATATTCTCTCTTCCATTTCAGAAGGCCTCACTGCACTAG ACACCATGGtttgcacaggctgctgctcctgtttgGACCACATCGTCACCTATCTCTTCAAGCAGCTGTCTCGCAGCACCAAGAAGAGGACCACACCTCTGACCCAGGAGAGCGACCGGTTCCTGCACATCATGCAGCAGCACCCAGAGATGATTCAGCAG ATGCTGTCGACAGTGCTGAATATCATCATCTTTGAGGACTGCAGGAACCAGTGGTCAATGTCTCGGCCTCTGCTCGGCTTGATACTGCTCAACGAGAAG TATTTCTCTGACTTGAGGAACAGCATCGTGAACAGCCAGCCTCCGGAGAAACAGCAGGCGATGCACCTCTGCTTCGAGAACCTCATGGAAGGCATCGAACGCAACCTCCTGACCAAGAACAGGGACAG GTTTACCCAAAACCTGTCGGCGTTCCGGCGAGAGGTGAACGACTCCATGAAGAATTCCACCTACGGAGTCAACAGCAACGACATGATGAGCTGA
- the NPM2 gene encoding nucleoplasmin-2 isoform X1 yields MGFGDKGWVLGTDGVWGDPGRTEVTPSTGGGGAVTPSPCPRAPGATQGAMSTTGSTDSKSEKPMALIWGCELSSERPSYTFQAPQEWHCEQQLALRTVCLGEKARDEFHVVEIVPPLPEDTPVPIATLKPSVLPMATLGGVELTPPVTFRLRVGSGPVYISGQHISLMPDLSWEEEEEEEEDEGDEEEEPPKPQGAKRGNAAKKRRLEKEDEQNSAAPQEPLPSKGRGGGRGKKAAPKK; encoded by the exons ATGGGGTTTGGGGACAAGGGATGGGTTTTGGGGACAGATGGGGTCTGGGGTGACCCGGGGCGCACAGAGGTGACTCccagcactgggggggggggggctgtgacCCCCTCCCCATGCCCCAGAGCCCCCGGGGCCACCCAG GGCGCGATGTCCACGACAGGCAGCACCGACAGCAAGTCCGAGAAGCCCATGGCCCTCATCTggg GGTGCGAGCTGAGCAGCGAGCGGCCGTCCTACACCTTCCAGGCCCCCCAGGAGTGGCACTGCGAGCAGCAGCTGGCCCTGCGCACA GTCTGCCTGGGGGAGAAGGCTCGCGACGAGTTCCACGTGGTGGAGATCgtgccccccctccccgaggACACCCCCGTGCCCATCGCCACCCTCAAGCCCTCGGTGCTGCCCATG GCCACCCTGGGGGGCGTGGAGCTGACCCCCCCCGTCACCTTCCGCCTGCGCGTGGGGTCCGGCCCCGTCTACATCAGCGGGCAGCACATCTCCC TGATGCCCGACCTGTcctgggaggaagaggaggaggaggaggaggatgaaggtgatgaagaggaggagccccccaaaccccaaggtgccaaaaggGGCAACGCCGCCAAG aagaggaggctggagaAGGAGGATGAGCA GAACAGCGCCGCCCCCCAGGAGCCCCTTCCCAGCAAG GGGCGAGGAGGCGGCCGGGGCAAGAAGGCAGCACCGAAGAAGTGA
- the XPO7 gene encoding exportin-7 isoform X1: protein MADHVQSLAQLENLCKQLYETTDTATRLQAEKALVEFTNSPDCLSKCQLLLERGSSSYSQLLAATCLTKLVSRTNNPLPLEQRIDIRNYVLNYLATRPKLATFVTQALIQLYARITKLGWFDCQKDEYVFRNVITDVTRFLQDSVEHCIIGVTILSQLTNEINQVSATAFLSEADTTHPLTKHRKIASSFRDSSLFDIFTLSCNLLKQASGKNLNLNDESQHGLLMQLLKLTHNCLNFDFIGTSTDESSDDLCTVQIPTSWRSAFLDSSTLQLFFDLYHSIPPSFSPLVLSCLVQIASVRRSLFNNAERAKFLSHLVDGVKRILENPQSLSDPNNYHEFCRLLARLKSNYQLGELVKVENYPEVIRLIANFTVTSLQHWEFAPNSVHYLLSLWQRLAASVPYVKATEPHMLETYTPEVTKAYITSRLESVHIILRDGLEDPLDDTGLVQQQLDQLSTIGRCEYEKTCALLVQLFDQSAQSYQELLQSATASPMDVAVQEGRLTWLVYIIGAVIGGRVSFASTDEQDAMDGELVCRVLQLMNLTDSRLAQAGNEKLELAMLSFFEQFRKIYIGDQVQKSSKLYRRLSEVLGLNDETMVLSVFIGKIITNLKYWGRCEPITSKTLQLLNDLSIGYSSVRKLVKLSAVQFMLNNHTSEHFSFLGINNQSNLTDMRCRTTFYTALGRLLMVDLGEDEDQYEQFMLPLTAAFETVAQMFSTNTFNEQEAKRTLVGLVRDLRGIAFAFNAKTSFMMLFEWIYPSYMPILQRAIELWYHDPACTTPVLKLMAELVHNRSQRLQFDVSSPNGILLFRETSKMITTYGNRILTLGEVPKDQVYALKLKGISICFSMLKAALSGSYVNFGVFRLYGDDALDNALQTFIKLLLSIPHSDLLDYPKLSQSYYSLLEVLTQDHMNFIASLEPHVIMYILSSISEGLTALDTMVCTGCCSCLDHIVTYLFKQLSRSTKKRTTPLTQESDRFLHIMQQHPEMIQQMLSTVLNIIIFEDCRNQWSMSRPLLGLILLNEKYFSDLRNSIVNSQPPEKQQAMHLCFENLMEGIERNLLTKNRDRFTQNLSAFRREVNDSMKNSTYGVNSNDMMS, encoded by the exons AGCCTAGCCCAGCTAGAGAACCTGTGCAAGCAGCTCTATGAGACCACAGACACTGCGACACGGCTCCAGGCAGAGAAAGCCTTGGTTGAGTTCACCAACAGCCCAGACTGCCTGAGCAAGTGCCAGCTTCTTCTGGAGAGAGGGAGt TCGTCCTACTCCCAGCTCTTGGCAGCTACATGCCTTACGAAGCTCGTGTCACGCACAAACAACCCCTTACCGTTGGAGCAGCGAATAGATATTC GGAACTATGTGCTCAACTACCTTGCCACTAGGCCAAAGCTGGCAACGTTTGTCACGCAGGCACTAATCCAGTTGTATGCCAGGATCACAAAGTTGGGCTGGTTTGACTGTCAGAAGGATGAATATGTCTTCAGGAACGTGATTACAGATGTCACAAGGTTTTTACAG GATAGTGTAGAGCACTGCATCATAGGAGTGACAATCCTGTCCCAACTAACTAATGAAATTAATCAAGTAAGTGCTACAGCCTTCCTCAGTGAA GCTGACACTACTCATCCACTGACCAAGCACAGGAAAATAGCCTCTTCCTTCCGAGATTCGTctttatttgatattttcacACTGTCATGCAACTTACTGAAACAG GCTTCTGGGAAGAACCTGAACCTGAATGATGAAAGCCAGCACGGTCTGCTTATGCAGCTTCTAAAGCTCACGCATAATTGCCTGAACTTTGATTTCATTGGCACGTCAACAGATGAGTCCTCAGATGATCTTTGCACAGTGCAGATCCCAACCAGTTGGAGATCAG CATTCTTGGATTCTTCGACCCTTCAGTTGTTTTTTGACCTCTATCATTCCATCCCTCCTTCGTTTTCTCCTCTG GTTTTATCCTGCTTAGTGCAGATAGCCTCCGTACGCAGATCCCTCTTCAACAATGCAGAACGAGCAAAGTTTCTATCTCACCTTGTTGATGGAGTTAAACGAATACTGGAAAACCCACAG aGTTTGTCAGACCCAAATAACTACCATGAGTTCTGCCGATTGCTGGCACGATTGAAAAGCAATTACCAGCTGGGAGAGCTGGTGAAGGTGGAGAACTACCCCGAGGTCATCCGGCTCATCGCCAACTTCACCGTGACCAGCCTACAG CACTGGGAGTTTGCTCCCAACAGCGTTCACTATCTCCTGAGCTTGTGGCAGCGGCTGGCAGCGTCGGTGCCCTACGTGAAAGCCACAGAGCCTCACATGCTGGAAACATACACACCAGAAGTCACAAAAGCATACATCACATCCAGACTGGAATCTGTGCACATCATATTGAG GGATGGGTTGGAGGATCCCCTGGATGACACCGGCCttgtccagcagcagctggatcAGCTCTCCACCATCGGCCGGTGTGAGTACGAGAAAACCTGCGCTCTGCTCGTGCAGCTCTTCGACCAGTCGGCCCAATCCTACCAGGAACTGCTGCAGAGCGCCACCGCCAGCCCCATGGATGTTGCTGTACAAGAAG GGCGCCTGACGTGGCTCGTCTATATTATCGGGGCAGTGATTGGTGGTAGGGTCTCGTTCGCCAGCACGGATGAGCAGGATGCGATGGATGGCGAGTTGGTTTGTCG GGTGCTGCAGCTGATGAACCTCACGGACTCGCGGCTGGCACAGGCTGGGAACGAGAAGCTGGAGCTTGCCATGCTCAGCTTCTTTGAGCAGTTCCGCAAGATCTATATTGGAGATCAGGTGCAGAAGTCTTCCAAG ctGTACCGCCGTCTCTcagaggtgctggggctgaatGATGAGACCATGGTCCTGAGCGTCTTCATAGGGAAAAT CATCACCAACCTGAAGTACTGGGGTCGGTGCGAGCCTATCACCTCCAAGACACTGCAGCTGCTCAATGACCTCTCCATTGG ATACAGCAGTGTTAGAAAGCTGGTGAAGCTGAGCGCCGTGCAGTTCATGCTGAACAATCACACG AGTGAGCACTTTTCCTTCCTGGGCATTAACAATCAGTCTAACCTGACTGACATGAGATGTCGGACTACGTTCTACACTGCACTTGGGCGTCTTCTCATGGTGGATTTAG ggGAAGATGAAGATCAGTACGAGCAATTCATGCTTCCCCTAACGGCTGCCTTTGAGACCGTGGCACAAATGTTCAGCACAAATACTTTCAATGAACAAGAGGCAAAA AGAACTTTGGTTGGTTTGGTGAGAGACCTGAGGGGAATAGCCTTTGCCTTCAATGCCAAGACCAGCTTCATGATGCTCTTTGAGTGGAT CTACCCATCCTACATGCCGATTCTGCAGCGGGCGATTGAGCTCTGGTACCACGACCCAGCCTGCACGACGCCCGTCCTCAAACTGATGGCTGAGCTGGTGCACAACAG GTCCCAACGGCTGCAGTTTGATGTGTCCTCACCAAACGGCATCCTGCTCTTCCGAGAAACAAGTAAAATGATAACTACGTATG GAAATCGTATCCTAACGCTTGGGGAGGTCCCAAAGGATCAAGTCTACGCCTTGAAGCTCAAGGGGATTTCCATCTGCTTCTCTATGCTGAAGGCTGCACTGAGCGGGAGCTACGTCAACTTCGGGGTCTTCCGCCTGTACGGGGACGATGCACTGGACAACGCCTTGCAAACCTTTATCAAGCTTCTGCTCTCCATCCCGCACAGCGACCTCCTG gATTATCCCAAACTCAGCCAGTCCTACTATTCCTTGCTGGAAGTTCTCACCCAGGACCACATGAACTTTATTGCCAGTCTGGAGCCTCATGTAATCATGTATATTCTCTCTTCCATTTCAGAAGGCCTCACTGCACTAG ACACCATGGtttgcacaggctgctgctcctgtttgGACCACATCGTCACCTATCTCTTCAAGCAGCTGTCTCGCAGCACCAAGAAGAGGACCACACCTCTGACCCAGGAGAGCGACCGGTTCCTGCACATCATGCAGCAGCACCCAGAGATGATTCAGCAG ATGCTGTCGACAGTGCTGAATATCATCATCTTTGAGGACTGCAGGAACCAGTGGTCAATGTCTCGGCCTCTGCTCGGCTTGATACTGCTCAACGAGAAG TATTTCTCTGACTTGAGGAACAGCATCGTGAACAGCCAGCCTCCGGAGAAACAGCAGGCGATGCACCTCTGCTTCGAGAACCTCATGGAAGGCATCGAACGCAACCTCCTGACCAAGAACAGGGACAG GTTTACCCAAAACCTGTCGGCGTTCCGGCGAGAGGTGAACGACTCCATGAAGAATTCCACCTACGGAGTCAACAGCAACGACATGATGAGCTGA